The Shewanella sp. NFH-SH190041 genome has a window encoding:
- a CDS encoding Re/Si-specific NAD(P)(+) transhydrogenase subunit alpha codes for MKIGLPKENFNQDTRVALIPANITRLMKKPVQVLVQSGAGDAAGFTDDDYAKAGATIVTDRAALLQEADIITLVNAKESQLEEIKSHGKPGQIIIGMMDPLTSAAELAKLADGGQTSIALELIPRITRAQSMDVLSSMATIAGYKAVILAAHYAPRLFPMMMTAAGTLKPCRAFVMGVGVAGLQACATAKRLGAVVEAYDIRPAAREQIISVGAKPVELDIEAENTETKGGYAAEQSDDFIQRQQQAMANVLAQQDVVITTAAIPGRKAPVLITKAMVDAMKPGTVIVDLAAETGGNCELTQAGEIVVHQGVTILGPKNIPGSAATHASQMYGTNVENLLKLLLDAEGKLQLDFADEIINDTVVTHQGELVNARLRELAGMPALNPAPVTEDSEKEAE; via the coding sequence TTGAAAATAGGTCTGCCCAAAGAGAATTTTAACCAAGATACCCGGGTTGCACTGATTCCGGCCAATATAACTAGGTTAATGAAAAAACCTGTCCAAGTCTTAGTGCAAAGTGGGGCCGGAGACGCCGCCGGATTTACCGATGATGATTATGCCAAGGCCGGGGCGACGATCGTTACCGACCGTGCCGCCCTGCTGCAGGAAGCGGATATTATCACCCTAGTTAATGCTAAAGAAAGCCAGCTGGAGGAGATAAAATCCCACGGCAAGCCTGGGCAAATTATCATAGGTATGATGGATCCTCTCACCAGTGCCGCTGAGCTAGCAAAACTGGCTGATGGCGGTCAAACCAGCATTGCCCTTGAACTGATTCCCCGTATTACCCGCGCCCAGAGCATGGATGTGCTCTCTTCCATGGCCACTATCGCTGGCTATAAAGCCGTTATTCTGGCTGCCCACTACGCTCCCCGCCTATTCCCTATGATGATGACCGCAGCTGGCACCCTCAAACCGTGCCGGGCCTTTGTCATGGGCGTTGGGGTTGCAGGTTTGCAGGCCTGCGCGACAGCAAAACGCTTGGGCGCAGTTGTCGAGGCCTATGATATCCGCCCAGCAGCCCGGGAGCAGATTATTTCTGTGGGTGCTAAGCCGGTTGAGTTAGACATTGAAGCGGAAAACACTGAAACCAAAGGCGGCTATGCTGCTGAGCAGAGTGATGACTTTATCCAGCGCCAACAACAGGCGATGGCCAATGTGCTGGCACAACAAGATGTGGTGATTACCACAGCGGCGATCCCTGGCCGTAAAGCCCCGGTACTGATCACTAAAGCCATGGTGGATGCCATGAAACCTGGCACTGTGATTGTTGATTTAGCCGCAGAAACCGGTGGTAACTGTGAGCTGACCCAAGCCGGTGAAATCGTTGTGCACCAAGGCGTGACGATTTTAGGACCGAAAAATATTCCCGGCAGCGCCGCAACCCATGCGAGCCAGATGTATGGCACCAATGTGGAAAATCTGCTGAAACTGCTGCTGGATGCTGAAGGCAAATTGCAGTTAGATTTTGCCGACGAAATTATTAACGACACTGTGGTCACCCATCAGGGTGAGCTGGTCAATGCCCGCCTGCGAGAGCTGGCAGGTATGCCAGCCCTTAATCCGGCCCCCGTCACTGAGGACAGCGAGAAGGAGGCTGAATAA
- a CDS encoding NAD(P) transhydrogenase subunit alpha produces MDLLLLLTLFVVAVFLGVELITKVPPTLHTPLMSGSNAISGISLVGALLAAGSGAGWWVNVLGFIAVVLATINVVGGYLVTNRMLAMFKRK; encoded by the coding sequence ATGGATCTGTTATTGTTACTGACCCTATTTGTGGTCGCGGTATTTTTAGGGGTTGAACTGATCACTAAGGTGCCCCCAACCCTTCATACCCCTTTGATGTCCGGCTCTAATGCGATTTCCGGTATCTCCTTGGTCGGCGCCCTGTTGGCTGCCGGTAGCGGTGCTGGATGGTGGGTTAATGTACTGGGCTTTATCGCTGTGGTACTGGCAACCATCAACGTGGTCGGCGGTTACTTAGTAACCAATCGTATGCTTGCCATGTTTAAGAGGAAATAA